A genomic region of Candidatus Neomarinimicrobiota bacterium contains the following coding sequences:
- a CDS encoding pitrilysin family protein: MRKQMVILLIFLFVAGFSKAQENPIEIPFEKYVLDNGLTLIVHEDHKAPIVAVNVWYHVGSKNEKPGRTGFAHLFEHLMFNGSESFDDDYFIPLEQVGSTDLNGTTNEDRTNYFQNVPSNAVDLVLWMESDRMGHLLGAIDQAKLDEQRGVVQNEKRQYENQPYSMNHELITKNTFPEGHPYSWTVIGSMEDLDAASLEDVHEWFKAYYGAANAVIAVAGDIDPASAKAKVEAYFGDIPAGPPISKQEVWIPQMTGTHRQQAQDRVPLPRLYKVWNIPQWGTPDADYLNLVSDVLTAGKTSRLYRRLVYEDQIATDVSSYVDLREIAGQFHLVATAQEGVDLETVEAAIDEEISAFRKRGPSRRELQRVKSQYRAGFIRGIERIGGFGGKSDILARNEVYGGKSNYYKVTLERIAAATGKDLKEAARRWLSDGVFILEIHPFPDYATLDSEIDRSAFPESGEFPTLEFPELRKGTLPNGLKIIVAERHDIPIVNFALVVDAGYAADQFGLAGTASMATDMLDEGTEHRTALEISEELAMLGSRLRTSSTLDICTVSLSTLVDRLDESLSIYADVILNPVFPESDFERLKKQRFARIKQEKSHPVSMALRVLPGLLYGKGHAYGNSLTGSGTEQSTEAMTREDLVDFHRTWFQPNNARMIVVGDITLEEVIPALEVLFGQWLIGRKVPEKNIEHVSLPPAQRVFLLDKPGAIQSVIIAGHLAPPTNNPDRIAIEIMNTILGGTFTSRLNMNLREDKHWSYGARSVFVEAKGQQMFFAYAPVQTDKTVESTQEINREFRDILGSRPATEDELAKAQKGRTLRLPGRFETMSAVSAAIVEMVQFGIAEDYYETYVDVVWALGTEDIAETGGKVLHPDNLVWLIVGDRMKVEDGIRDLGFGEVEVIELD; this comes from the coding sequence ATGAGAAAACAGATGGTGATATTGTTGATTTTCCTGTTTGTCGCGGGTTTCAGCAAAGCCCAAGAGAACCCGATTGAGATACCGTTTGAAAAATACGTTCTGGACAACGGTCTTACACTTATCGTTCATGAGGATCATAAAGCCCCCATCGTTGCAGTGAACGTCTGGTATCATGTGGGGTCGAAGAATGAAAAACCAGGAAGAACCGGCTTCGCTCATCTCTTCGAGCACCTCATGTTCAACGGCTCTGAAAGTTTTGATGACGATTATTTTATTCCGCTGGAACAAGTGGGGTCAACCGACTTGAACGGGACGACAAATGAAGACCGAACTAACTACTTTCAGAATGTGCCCAGCAATGCGGTCGATCTGGTCCTATGGATGGAGTCAGACCGGATGGGACACCTTCTGGGCGCCATTGATCAGGCAAAGCTTGATGAGCAGCGCGGCGTTGTTCAAAACGAGAAGAGACAGTATGAAAACCAACCCTACAGTATGAATCATGAGTTAATTACGAAGAACACCTTTCCTGAGGGCCACCCGTACTCGTGGACGGTGATCGGATCCATGGAAGATCTTGATGCCGCTTCGCTCGAGGATGTTCATGAATGGTTCAAGGCCTACTACGGGGCTGCCAACGCGGTCATTGCTGTCGCAGGGGACATTGATCCCGCGTCGGCAAAAGCGAAAGTGGAAGCATATTTTGGGGATATTCCAGCAGGCCCGCCTATCTCAAAACAGGAGGTGTGGATTCCCCAAATGACCGGGACGCACCGACAGCAGGCCCAGGACAGAGTTCCGTTGCCCAGATTGTACAAGGTGTGGAACATACCCCAGTGGGGCACCCCCGATGCTGACTATCTCAATCTTGTCAGTGATGTGCTGACCGCGGGCAAGACCTCGCGACTCTACAGAAGGCTCGTGTACGAAGATCAGATTGCGACAGATGTGTCATCCTATGTTGACTTAAGGGAAATCGCGGGCCAATTCCATCTGGTTGCGACGGCCCAGGAAGGAGTCGATCTGGAAACGGTAGAAGCGGCGATAGACGAGGAAATTTCCGCGTTTCGCAAAAGGGGCCCCTCACGCAGAGAGCTGCAACGCGTCAAGAGTCAATACCGGGCGGGTTTCATTCGTGGTATTGAACGGATCGGGGGTTTTGGTGGCAAGTCTGACATTCTTGCCAGGAATGAGGTGTACGGCGGCAAGTCCAATTATTATAAGGTAACGCTCGAGCGCATTGCGGCAGCCACAGGAAAGGATTTGAAGGAGGCGGCAAGGAGGTGGCTTTCCGACGGCGTCTTCATACTGGAGATTCACCCATTTCCCGACTACGCCACGCTCGATTCTGAGATTGACCGATCCGCCTTCCCAGAGTCGGGAGAGTTTCCCACGCTGGAATTCCCGGAATTGCGGAAGGGGACACTGCCCAACGGTCTGAAAATAATCGTGGCGGAGCGCCACGACATACCTATCGTCAATTTCGCTCTGGTTGTGGACGCAGGATATGCGGCTGATCAGTTCGGTCTCGCGGGAACAGCCAGCATGGCCACGGATATGCTGGATGAAGGGACGGAACACCGCACGGCCCTTGAGATCAGTGAGGAACTTGCCATGCTTGGTTCCCGGCTGAGAACAAGCTCCACCCTGGACATCTGTACTGTTTCCCTGTCGACCCTTGTGGACAGGCTGGACGAGTCATTGTCCATATACGCAGATGTTATCTTGAATCCCGTCTTTCCGGAAAGCGACTTTGAGCGGCTGAAAAAACAGCGGTTTGCCCGCATTAAGCAGGAGAAGTCGCACCCTGTTTCCATGGCGTTGCGCGTGCTACCGGGTCTTCTTTACGGTAAGGGGCATGCCTATGGCAACTCGCTAACGGGGTCTGGAACAGAACAATCGACGGAAGCGATGACGCGGGAGGATCTCGTGGATTTTCACAGAACGTGGTTTCAGCCGAACAACGCCAGAATGATTGTCGTGGGAGACATCACTCTGGAAGAAGTGATTCCGGCCCTGGAGGTGCTGTTCGGCCAATGGCTGATAGGGAGAAAGGTCCCGGAAAAGAACATCGAACATGTTTCCCTTCCACCTGCGCAGAGAGTCTTTCTTCTGGACAAGCCGGGGGCCATCCAGTCCGTTATTATTGCAGGGCATCTGGCGCCACCCACCAATAATCCTGACAGAATCGCCATCGAAATTATGAATACAATTCTGGGAGGAACGTTCACCTCTCGCCTGAACATGAATCTCAGGGAGGACAAGCACTGGTCTTATGGTGCGAGGAGCGTTTTTGTCGAGGCGAAAGGACAACAGATGTTTTTCGCTTATGCTCCCGTTCAAACTGATAAAACCGTGGAATCGACTCAGGAGATCAACAGAGAGTTCCGGGACATTCTAGGCTCGCGGCCGGCAACTGAAGATGAGCTCGCCAAAGCACAGAAGGGACGGACCTTGAGGCTTCCCGGGAGGTTTGAAACGATGAGTGCTGTCTCCGCCGCCATCGTGGAGATGGTGCAATTCGGGATCGCTGAGGATTACTATGAAACCTATGTGGACGTTGTCTGGGCGCTCGGAACAGAAGACATTGCTGAAACTGGAGGCAAGGTGTTGCATCCTGATAATCTGGTTTGGCTCATTGTGGGCGATAGAATGAAGGTAGAAGACGGAATACGCGACCTCGGATTCGGGGAAGTTGAGGTAATAGAATTGGACTGA